Genomic window (Synechococcus sp. LA31):
CTTTTTTGAGGTCAATAATGCTGACTGGGCTATCTTCCAGGAGGTCAACAGACGCTTTGCCGAGGCGGCGTGTAACGAAGCCGCACACGGTGCCTCAATCTGGATTCACGACTACAACCTTTGGCTGACACCGGGCTACATCCGGGCCTTACGGCCTGACGTGAAGATCAGCTTGTTTCATCACACTCCCTTCCCCAGTAGTGATGTGTTCAGCATCCTGCCTTGGCGCGAGGAAATCCTCGAAAGCCTGCTCTGCTGTGATGCAGTGGGCTTTCACATCCCCCGCTACGCCGAAAATTTCGCCCGTGCCGCCACCAGCCTGCTCGCTGTGGAGAAGGCACCGAAAACCCCAGTTGCCAACCACTTCTTACCCTGCGGTAGTGCTCTAGCCCAGCCAGACGCAACGCCCTGGCTGGAGTACCGCGGTCGGCGAATACAACTGGTGTCCACGCCGGTAGGCACAAGCCCAGATGTGATCCTGTCACTTCGCAATAGCGAAACTGTACAGACCTTGATCCAAAGTATCGAGGAGGGCACCAAACGCGGCCGTCAGCTGATTCTTTCTGCCAGCCGTGTGGATTACACCAAAGGCAATCAGGAAATGCTTCTGGCCTACGAACGGCTCTTAGAGCACAGATCCGACCTTCACGGTGAGGTAGTACTCGTGCTCGCCTGCGTGGCCGCCAATACGGGAATGAAGGTGTACGAAGACACCCAACGCAGCATCGAAGAGACCGTGGGCCGGATCAACGGCCGGTTCAGCCGCATTGACTGGGTGCCGATACGGCTCACCACCCAGCGCATTAGCTACGAAGAAATGGTGGCCTGGTTCGCCTCAGCTGACATCTGCTGGATCACCCCGCTGCGCGATGGACTGAATCTGGTGGCCAAGGAATACGCCGCTGCACGCAAAGGCAAGGGCGGCACCCTCGTGCTCTCGGAATTCACCGGTGCTTCAGTGGTGATGAAAGGCGCGGTGCTCACGAAT
Coding sequences:
- the ggpS gene encoding glucosylglycerol-phosphate synthase, with product MPSSFVLVYHRSPFDEVIDAEGKRQWRDQKSPNGIIPTLRNLFRSQPSGTWIAWREEESVEAEDETLTVEAGAATASAIRLRRIPLRKEQIGSFYHVTSKESIWPVLHSFPSFFEVNNADWAIFQEVNRRFAEAACNEAAHGASIWIHDYNLWLTPGYIRALRPDVKISLFHHTPFPSSDVFSILPWREEILESLLCCDAVGFHIPRYAENFARAATSLLAVEKAPKTPVANHFLPCGSALAQPDATPWLEYRGRRIQLVSTPVGTSPDVILSLRNSETVQTLIQSIEEGTKRGRQLILSASRVDYTKGNQEMLLAYERLLEHRSDLHGEVVLVLACVAANTGMKVYEDTQRSIEETVGRINGRFSRIDWVPIRLTTQRISYEEMVAWFASADICWITPLRDGLNLVAKEYAAARKGKGGTLVLSEFTGASVVMKGAVLTNPYSHRRMDEAIEEALAMPADQQLTRMQSMVNAVEHLSVDNWADEQLRAIQPAVAALPT